In a genomic window of Acidimicrobiales bacterium:
- a CDS encoding CapA family protein codes for MVGGTRSSLAGACLLVGLCVLVGDRPASDPDERTEVASPAIPPAAPPPPPTTTTTAPPPPRTFTLVAGGDVLLHTALWGQAEADAAAQGRPGRDFAPMLAGVQPTVSDADLAICHMETPIAPPEGPFSSYPVFSVPPEIVPALAATGFDACTTGSNHTFDKGAAGVDRTLDALDAAGIAHAGSARRPEEAAVTTLLDANGVRVALLSYAYGFNGIPAPNGETWRANLLDEGRILADARVAKERGAEVVVVSLHWGNEYVHEPSSQQSDLAPRLIRSPDIDLLLGHHAHVVQPVENVDGEWVVYGMGNMLANQRQPERSEGLLTKFTFTQIGPTWRVTNAAFEPLVTVFAPAVRLLTVDEALANPATDPALQPRLVEARDRTTSIVDQRGALAAGLTT; via the coding sequence GTGGTTGGGGGAACCAGATCGTCGTTGGCGGGCGCCTGCCTGCTCGTGGGGCTGTGCGTCCTGGTGGGCGACCGGCCGGCGTCGGACCCCGACGAACGCACCGAGGTCGCTTCCCCCGCGATTCCGCCCGCGGCCCCACCGCCACCCCCGACCACCACGACGACGGCGCCGCCCCCGCCCCGCACGTTCACCCTGGTGGCCGGGGGCGACGTGCTGCTGCACACCGCCCTGTGGGGACAGGCCGAGGCCGACGCCGCCGCGCAGGGTCGGCCCGGCCGCGACTTCGCCCCGATGCTGGCGGGCGTGCAGCCCACAGTGAGCGACGCCGACCTCGCGATCTGCCACATGGAGACCCCGATCGCTCCGCCGGAGGGGCCGTTCTCCAGCTACCCGGTGTTCTCGGTGCCGCCCGAGATCGTCCCTGCTCTGGCCGCCACCGGGTTCGACGCCTGCACCACCGGCTCGAACCACACGTTCGACAAGGGAGCCGCCGGCGTCGACCGCACGCTCGACGCCCTCGACGCCGCCGGCATCGCCCACGCCGGCTCGGCGCGCCGTCCCGAGGAGGCCGCGGTCACCACGCTGCTCGACGCCAACGGCGTGCGCGTCGCCCTGCTCTCCTACGCCTACGGGTTCAACGGCATCCCCGCCCCCAACGGCGAGACCTGGCGCGCCAACCTCCTCGACGAGGGGCGCATCCTCGCCGACGCCCGGGTCGCGAAGGAGCGCGGTGCCGAGGTGGTGGTCGTGTCGCTGCACTGGGGCAACGAGTACGTCCACGAGCCGAGCTCCCAGCAGAGCGACCTGGCGCCCCGGCTGATCCGGTCGCCCGACATCGACCTGCTGCTCGGCCACCACGCCCACGTGGTGCAGCCGGTGGAGAACGTCGACGGCGAGTGGGTGGTCTACGGGATGGGCAACATGCTCGCCAACCAGCGCCAGCCGGAGCGGTCGGAGGGTCTGCTCACGAAGTTCACCTTCACCCAGATCGGGCCGACGTGGCGGGTCACGAATGCCGCGTTCGAGCCGCTGGTGACGGTGTTCGCGCCGGCCGTCCGCCTGCTCACGGTCGACGAGGCGCTGGCGAACCCGGCGACCGACCCCGCCCTGCAACCCCGGTTGGTCGAGGCCCGGGACCGCACCACGTCGATCGTCGACCAGCGCGGCGCCCTCGCCGCGGGCCTGACGACGTGA
- a CDS encoding trypsin-like peptidase domain-containing protein, with product MPANDSPRDTAHRIVGATESGVVRIGRHGGRGCGFVVDEGIVVTNAHNLRDRTTEVGFADGRAVQARALGVDLDGDLAVLEVDTAGATPLTWSEGPAELGDVVHAVARTGDGVRVTSGAVSGVGRSFRGPRGRRITDGVEHTALLARGTSGSPVVDGDGKVLGISTLRLGDGFTVALPSGAELRDRVARLRTGEAPQRRVLGVALAPAEVSQRLRRAVGLPDRDGVLVRVVETGSPGDRAGLQAGDLITRVGETDVVSVDDVAAALDRAVAESSVRLHVLRGTDELDIEVDFTPADAEPE from the coding sequence ATGCCCGCGAACGACTCGCCCCGCGACACCGCCCATCGAATCGTCGGCGCCACCGAGTCCGGCGTGGTGCGCATCGGCCGCCACGGTGGTCGCGGCTGCGGCTTCGTGGTCGACGAAGGGATCGTGGTCACCAACGCCCACAACCTGCGCGACCGCACGACCGAGGTGGGCTTCGCCGACGGGCGGGCCGTCCAGGCGCGGGCGCTGGGCGTCGACCTCGACGGCGACCTGGCCGTGCTGGAGGTCGACACCGCGGGCGCGACGCCGCTGACCTGGTCCGAGGGGCCTGCCGAGCTGGGCGACGTCGTCCACGCGGTGGCCCGCACCGGCGACGGCGTGCGGGTGACGTCGGGGGCCGTGTCCGGCGTCGGACGCAGCTTTCGGGGACCGCGGGGACGCCGCATCACCGACGGGGTCGAGCACACCGCCCTGCTGGCCCGGGGAACGTCGGGCAGCCCCGTCGTCGACGGCGACGGCAAGGTGCTCGGCATCTCCACCCTGCGCCTCGGCGACGGCTTCACGGTCGCCCTCCCGTCCGGCGCCGAGCTGCGCGACCGGGTCGCTCGGCTGCGGACCGGTGAGGCGCCCCAGCGGCGTGTCCTGGGCGTGGCCCTGGCGCCGGCGGAGGTCTCCCAGCGGCTCCGGCGGGCGGTCGGCCTGCCCGACCGTGACGGCGTGCTCGTGCGGGTGGTCGAGACGGGCAGCCCCGGCGACCGGGCCGGTCTCCAGGCCGGCGACCTGATCACGCGGGTCGGCGAGACCGACGTGGTGTCGGTCGACGACGTGGCTGCGGCGCTCGATCGGGCCGTCGCCGAGTCGTCGGTGCGGCTGCACGTGCTGCGGGGCACCGACGAGCTCGACATCGAGGTCGACTTCACCCCGGCGGACGCCGAGCCGGAGTGA